The Antarcticibacterium flavum genome contains the following window.
AGAGCATCAACCACGCTTGTTTTCATGGATGCAAAATCAAAAAGGCCAATGAGGTGCCCGCAATACATTCTGGATAAGATCAAGGAGGATTAATTTTCCTCTCTGCCAATCTCTACCTTATAAATGCTGCTGAATTTTTCATAGATCTCTTCAGCCTCTTTTTTCCTTACAGAAATATAGATCTTGCAATCCAGTCCCAGGTCCTGTTCCTTAATATTGAGGTTATGTTCTTTTATAAGCCTCATTACAATATTCATTTCTGGATAATCAAATTTTAACCTGAAAGTCTCATCGATGGTGCGGGTAGTGATCCTGCTGTTTTCCAAAGCCATTTGAGCAGCGGTTCTATAGGCATTTATTAGGCCTCCAACCCCCAGCTTTACCCCGCCGAAATATCGCACGACCACCACCAGGATGTTTGTCACTTCAAAAGACTGTATTTGCCCATAAATAGGCATTCCTGCTGAATTTGATGGCTCCCCGTCATCATTGGCGCGATATTGAGGATCTTCCTTACCTATTTGCCAGGCGTAACACCAGTGGCGCGCCTGGTGATGTTTCTTCCTTAGGTCCTCCAAATGTTCTTTGGCTTTCTCTTCATTGGTAATTGGAAAGGTGTATCCAAAGAATTTTGAATTCCTGTCTTTGAACAAAGCTTCTTTTCCCGGTTTACTTATGCTTTTGTAGGTGTCCTTCAAGATGATCTAAATTCCGCTGTTGGCAACTAAAATAATACTTATTACTGCAAGTGCAATTCCTATCCAGTTTTTGGGAAGTAGCCTTTCTCTAAATAATATGATCCCAAGTAATGTAGATAGCAGTACAATAGCCACATTGTTTATTGTGAAAATGGTGGAGCTTTCATAACCCTCGCTTCTCAACGCCATGACAAGGAAATAAATAGAAAAATAATTGGGGATCCCCAACGCGAAGCCTCCGAGAATATTCTTCCCGGTAATCCTTAAGCTGCCTGTAAAACCCTGGTAGATCAAAACCGCAGTCCCCACCAATCCGGCTACAGCAAATATGGTCGAAGAGAAAAGTGCGACGTCTGCCTCCTGTACATAACTTGCTTCCAGATATTTTATGCTGGTATCTATTACCCCGCTTCCCAGGAAAACTAATATTGGAAAAATGAGGTTTCTTTTTTTGATCGCTATCCCGTCCCTGGTTTTAATGGAACTAAGGTAAACAGCGGCCAGGGCCAGGACGATCCCTGTGATCTTTATCGCGCCGGTGCTTTCATTAAAATAAGTGATCCCAAACACCACAGGAATG
Protein-coding sequences here:
- a CDS encoding IMPACT family protein, yielding MKDTYKSISKPGKEALFKDRNSKFFGYTFPITNEEKAKEHLEDLRKKHHQARHWCYAWQIGKEDPQYRANDDGEPSNSAGMPIYGQIQSFEVTNILVVVVRYFGGVKLGVGGLINAYRTAAQMALENSRITTRTIDETFRLKFDYPEMNIVMRLIKEHNLNIKEQDLGLDCKIYISVRKKEAEEIYEKFSSIYKVEIGREEN
- a CDS encoding EamA family transporter, producing the protein MIYLLLSVLASSVIFVIFKLFQRYGVNTLQAIIVNYFMACTVGFFGYIKDLDVSEIPSKPWFTGTLFLGIMFILVFNLAAITTQRSGLSVVSVATKMSVAIPVVFGITYFNESTGAIKITGIVLALAAVYLSSIKTRDGIAIKKRNLIFPILVFLGSGVIDTSIKYLEASYVQEADVALFSSTIFAVAGLVGTAVLIYQGFTGSLRITGKNILGGFALGIPNYFSIYFLVMALRSEGYESSTIFTINNVAIVLLSTLLGIILFRERLLPKNWIGIALAVISIILVANSGI